A window of the bacterium genome harbors these coding sequences:
- a CDS encoding VOC family protein → MPNPLISHIEIPSTDLNTSSDFFKKVFDWDFKPFGNGYLLYNNHQGIMAGIRKVESVAKGECTTFHVTVDNLEQVLEKIKAAGGHIKRGKTTIPAMGWYAVISDTDGNSIGLYQKS, encoded by the coding sequence ATGCCAAATCCACTTATTTCTCATATAGAGATCCCATCAACAGATCTCAATACCTCATCTGATTTTTTTAAAAAAGTTTTTGATTGGGATTTTAAACCTTTTGGGAATGGGTATTTACTGTACAATAATCATCAGGGGATTATGGCAGGAATTAGAAAAGTTGAATCAGTAGCTAAGGGTGAATGCACAACTTTTCATGTAACGGTCGATAATTTGGAACAGGTATTAGAGAAAATAAAAGCTGCAGGAGGTCACATCAAAAGAGGGAAAACTACAATCCCTGCTATGGGATGGTATGCAGTTATATCAGATACAGATGGCAACAGCATCGGTCTATATCAGAAAAGCTAA